The following are from one region of the Mycolicibacterium diernhoferi genome:
- a CDS encoding TetR/AcrR family transcriptional regulator: MGTSEERHAEPATRDRLLAAAAELIREHGYAGTSLQMIADRLGFRKGAIYHHFRARDEILAALIGPVLDGLAEIVTDAEAQPSVTARAERMISGYAELAADNRAMVSILRGDPAVLEFIRGQPQWSGLVNRQMTLLAAAHPGPGGRVRAAMVLAGMSAAADPAVQNPPGIDLSAELAQAARQLLGLRTPTPN, encoded by the coding sequence ATGGGCACGTCGGAGGAGCGGCACGCGGAGCCCGCGACCCGGGACCGGCTGCTGGCCGCCGCGGCCGAACTGATCCGCGAGCACGGTTACGCGGGCACCTCGCTGCAGATGATCGCCGACCGGTTGGGCTTCCGAAAGGGCGCCATATATCACCACTTTCGCGCCCGTGACGAGATCCTGGCAGCGCTGATCGGGCCGGTGTTGGATGGGCTGGCCGAAATCGTCACCGACGCCGAGGCCCAGCCGTCGGTTACCGCCCGCGCCGAACGGATGATCAGCGGCTACGCCGAACTGGCCGCCGACAACCGCGCCATGGTGTCGATCCTGCGCGGGGACCCGGCGGTGCTCGAGTTCATCCGCGGCCAACCGCAGTGGAGCGGTCTGGTGAACCGGCAGATGACGCTGCTGGCCGCCGCGCATCCCGGACCGGGCGGGCGGGTCCGGGCGGCGATGGTGCTGGCCGGCATGTCCGCGGCCGCCGACCCGGCCGTGCAGAACCCGCCCGGCATCGACCTTTCTGCCGAGTTGGCCCAGGCGGCGCGGCAGCTCCTGGGCCTGCGCACCCCCACGCCGAACTGA
- a CDS encoding SDR family NAD(P)-dependent oxidoreductase: MTFELANKVAIVTGGAAGIGAAAVRHFLKEGAYVVIADINADQGEAMEAELGPDCAFKYTDVSKRSDVQDLVDFAVATFGGLDIMFNNAGISGTMQPNLLDDDFADFEQVLKVDLLGVMLGTQIAARHMKENGGGSIINTTSIGGMQAGCTVLSYRAAKAGVIHFSKSAAIDLAEYGIRVNCIAPGGIPTAILSSATGDAEESGTTSAIRRIIAEDRPLKFDGDTSDIANAAVYLGSDRSRYVTGIVLPVDGGITAGNPRNPLRAMLAEAMAS, encoded by the coding sequence ATGACATTCGAGCTCGCCAACAAGGTCGCAATCGTCACCGGCGGCGCGGCGGGCATCGGCGCTGCCGCGGTCCGGCACTTCCTCAAGGAGGGCGCCTACGTCGTCATCGCCGACATCAACGCCGATCAGGGCGAGGCGATGGAGGCCGAACTCGGGCCCGACTGCGCGTTCAAGTACACCGACGTCTCCAAGCGCAGCGACGTGCAGGACCTGGTGGACTTCGCGGTCGCCACCTTCGGCGGCCTGGACATCATGTTCAACAACGCCGGCATCTCCGGCACCATGCAGCCCAACCTGCTCGACGACGACTTCGCGGACTTCGAGCAGGTGCTCAAGGTCGATCTGCTCGGGGTCATGCTGGGCACCCAGATCGCGGCGCGCCACATGAAGGAGAACGGCGGCGGGTCGATCATCAACACCACCTCGATCGGCGGGATGCAGGCCGGGTGCACCGTGCTGTCCTACCGGGCCGCCAAGGCCGGCGTCATCCACTTCAGCAAGTCCGCGGCAATCGACCTGGCCGAGTACGGGATCCGGGTCAACTGCATCGCCCCCGGCGGCATCCCGACCGCAATCCTGTCGTCGGCGACCGGAGATGCCGAGGAGTCGGGAACCACGTCGGCGATCCGCCGGATCATCGCCGAGGACCGCCCGCTCAAATTCGACGGCGACACCTCCGACATCGCCAACGCCGCGGTCTATCTGGGCAGCGACCGGTCCCGCTACGTCACCGGCATCGTGCTGCCGGTCGACGGTGGGATCACCGCCGGCAACCCGCGTAACCCGTTGCGCGCGATGCTCGCCGAGGCAATGGCTTCCTGA
- a CDS encoding MBL fold metallo-hydrolase encodes MALPDFVAELSASLFGVRIPGDRAHLLNCYLWVGEDGVTLIDTGWPDSAPVIAEALTAVGRTRGDLTRIVLTHFHEDHAGSAAEIAGWSGAEVVAGAADADYVRGESPGPLPRLTVRESAIRPETDLPPHGPPCRVDRAVADGDVLDFAGGAQILEVPGHTPGSIAVHLPAAGAVLTGDAIAEFDGRVILGVFNTDRPAALRSQARLAALGAEIAGFGHGEAVLTRAHRRIAEAVDVFADPD; translated from the coding sequence ATGGCGCTTCCCGACTTCGTCGCCGAACTGTCGGCGTCGCTGTTCGGGGTGCGCATTCCCGGCGATCGGGCTCACCTACTGAACTGCTACCTGTGGGTGGGCGAGGACGGGGTGACCCTGATCGACACCGGCTGGCCCGACAGCGCGCCGGTGATCGCCGAGGCGCTGACGGCCGTGGGCCGCACCCGCGGTGACCTCACCCGCATCGTGCTCACGCACTTTCATGAAGATCACGCCGGCTCCGCCGCGGAGATCGCCGGTTGGTCGGGTGCCGAGGTCGTCGCCGGGGCGGCCGACGCCGACTATGTCCGCGGGGAATCCCCGGGTCCGTTGCCGCGATTGACGGTGCGGGAAAGCGCGATTCGCCCGGAAACGGACCTGCCGCCGCACGGGCCGCCGTGCCGAGTGGATCGGGCCGTCGCCGACGGGGACGTGCTGGATTTCGCCGGTGGCGCCCAGATCTTGGAGGTGCCGGGGCACACCCCGGGCAGCATCGCCGTTCATCTGCCGGCGGCCGGTGCCGTCCTGACCGGCGACGCGATCGCCGAGTTCGACGGGCGGGTGATCCTCGGGGTGTTCAACACCGACCGGCCGGCGGCGCTGCGGTCCCAGGCCCGGCTGGCCGCCCTCGGCGCCGAGATCGCGGGCTTCGGGCACGGTGAGGCCGTGCTCACCCGCGCTCATCGGCGCATCGCCGAGGCCGTCGATGTGTTCGCCGACCCGGACTGA
- a CDS encoding DUF3145 domain-containing protein translates to MRASNQFAEATTGVVYVHASPAAVCPHVEWALSSTLSARANLKWTPQPAMPGQLRAVTNWVGPVGTGAQLANALRSWSVLRFEVTEDPSEGVDGHRWCHTPQLGLWHGVMSANGDVMVGEQRLRSLMASGADALAADLDSVLGTAWDESLEPYRGGGDTGEVTWLNRGVG, encoded by the coding sequence ATGCGTGCGTCGAACCAGTTCGCCGAGGCGACAACTGGCGTGGTTTACGTTCACGCCTCGCCCGCGGCGGTATGCCCACATGTGGAGTGGGCACTTTCGTCGACCCTGTCGGCGCGGGCGAACCTCAAGTGGACGCCCCAGCCCGCCATGCCCGGGCAGCTTCGCGCTGTCACGAACTGGGTGGGCCCGGTGGGTACCGGCGCGCAGTTGGCCAATGCCCTCCGGTCGTGGTCGGTGCTGCGCTTCGAGGTGACCGAAGACCCCAGTGAGGGCGTCGACGGGCACCGCTGGTGCCACACCCCGCAGCTCGGGCTGTGGCACGGCGTGATGAGCGCCAACGGCGACGTGATGGTCGGCGAGCAGCGGCTGCGCAGCCTGATGGCGTCCGGGGCCGATGCACTGGCCGCGGACCTGGATTCGGTGCTCGGCACCGCGTGGGACGAATCGCTGGAGCCCTACCGTGGCGGTGGGGACACCGGCGAGGTCACCTGGCTCAACCGGGGCGTCGGCTAG
- a CDS encoding serine hydrolase domain-containing protein: MSALDVLSDWPVPAVAAAVVGPSGLLATHGDTAQVFRLASVTKPLVARAAQIAVEEGVFDLDTPAGPPGATVRHLLAHTSGVSMQSADLLAAPGARRIYSNYGFTLLAEALQEAADIEFGQYLSEAVFEPLGMASSTLRGGAPAAGHGGYASVTDLAAFAGDLLRPGLVSEALHAEAISVQFPGLNGVLPGFGSQRPNDWGLGFEIRSDKSPHWTGSQNSTRTFGHFGQSGTFLWVDPAVDLAFVVLTDRDFGDWTYPLWPAISDGVLREFGAH, translated from the coding sequence GTGAGTGCCCTCGACGTCCTGTCCGATTGGCCGGTGCCGGCGGTGGCCGCAGCGGTGGTCGGGCCGTCCGGCCTATTGGCCACGCACGGAGACACCGCGCAGGTGTTCCGGTTGGCCTCGGTGACCAAGCCGTTGGTGGCGCGCGCGGCGCAGATCGCGGTCGAGGAGGGCGTGTTCGATCTGGACACCCCGGCCGGGCCGCCGGGGGCGACGGTGCGTCACCTGCTGGCCCACACCTCCGGTGTGTCGATGCAGTCCGCCGACCTGCTGGCCGCCCCGGGCGCCCGGCGGATCTACTCCAACTACGGGTTCACCCTGCTGGCCGAGGCGCTGCAGGAGGCCGCCGACATCGAGTTCGGGCAGTACCTGAGCGAGGCGGTGTTCGAGCCGCTGGGCATGGCGTCCTCGACCTTGCGCGGCGGGGCGCCCGCCGCCGGTCACGGCGGCTACGCCTCGGTGACGGATCTGGCCGCGTTCGCCGGGGACCTGTTGCGGCCCGGACTGGTCTCGGAGGCCCTGCACGCCGAGGCGATCTCGGTGCAGTTCCCCGGCCTGAACGGGGTGCTGCCCGGTTTCGGATCGCAGCGGCCCAACGACTGGGGGCTGGGGTTCGAGATCAGGTCGGACAAGTCGCCGCACTGGACGGGGTCTCAGAACTCGACGCGCACCTTCGGTCATTTCGGTCAGTCGGGCACGTTCCTGTGGGTGGATCCGGCTGTTGACCTGGCCTTTGTCGTGCTCACCGACCGGGACTTCGGGGACTGGACCTACCCGCTGTGGCCGGCCATCTCTGATGGAGTCCTGAGAGAATTCGGGGCACACTAG
- a CDS encoding S-(hydroxymethyl)mycothiol dehydrogenase translates to MSQTVRGVISRSKGAPVELVDIVIPDPGPGEVVVAVQACGVCHTDLTYREGGINDEYPFLLGHEAAGIVETIGEGVTHVEVGDFVILNWRAVCGECRACKRGRPQLCFDTFNATQKMTLTDGTELTPALGIGAFADKTLVHQGQCTKVDPEADPAVAGLLGCGVMAGLGAAVNTGAVGRDDTVAVIGCGGVGDAAIAGAALVGARTIIAVDVDNRKLDQAREFGATHTINARDLDAVKTIQDLTDGFGADVVIDAVGRPETWKQAFYARDLAGTVVLVGVPTPDMKLEMPLVDFFSHGGSLKSSWYGDCLPERDFPTLISLYRQGRLPLDKFVSERITLDAIEDAFHKMHAGEVLRSVVVL, encoded by the coding sequence ATGAGTCAGACGGTGCGTGGTGTTATCTCTCGGTCCAAGGGTGCTCCGGTGGAGCTGGTGGACATCGTGATTCCGGATCCCGGCCCGGGTGAGGTGGTGGTCGCGGTGCAGGCCTGCGGGGTCTGCCACACCGATCTGACCTACCGCGAAGGCGGCATCAACGACGAATACCCGTTCCTGCTCGGGCATGAGGCCGCCGGCATCGTCGAAACCATCGGCGAGGGAGTCACCCACGTCGAGGTCGGCGATTTCGTCATCCTGAACTGGCGCGCGGTGTGTGGAGAGTGCCGGGCCTGCAAGCGCGGTCGCCCGCAGCTGTGCTTCGACACCTTCAACGCCACCCAGAAGATGACCCTGACCGACGGCACCGAACTGACCCCCGCGCTGGGCATCGGGGCGTTCGCCGACAAGACCCTGGTCCATCAGGGCCAGTGCACCAAGGTCGACCCCGAAGCCGACCCCGCCGTCGCCGGGCTGCTCGGCTGCGGCGTGATGGCCGGCCTCGGCGCGGCGGTCAACACCGGCGCGGTCGGCCGCGATGACACCGTCGCGGTCATCGGCTGCGGCGGCGTCGGGGACGCCGCGATCGCCGGGGCCGCCCTGGTCGGGGCGCGCACCATCATCGCCGTCGACGTCGACAACCGAAAGCTCGACCAGGCCCGCGAATTCGGGGCCACCCACACCATCAACGCCCGCGATCTCGACGCGGTGAAAACCATCCAGGACCTCACCGACGGATTCGGCGCCGACGTCGTCATCGACGCGGTCGGCCGCCCGGAAACCTGGAAACAGGCCTTCTACGCCCGCGACCTGGCCGGCACCGTCGTCCTGGTCGGCGTCCCCACCCCGGACATGAAGCTGGAAATGCCGCTGGTCGACTTCTTCTCCCACGGCGGCTCCCTGAAGTCGAGCTGGTACGGCGACTGCCTGCCCGAACGCGACTTCCCCACCCTGATCAGCCTGTACCGCCAGGGCCGCCTGCCGCTGGACAAATTCGTCTCCGAACGCATCACCCTCGACGCCATCGAAGACGCCTTCCACAAGATGCACGCCGGCGAGGTCCTGCGCTCGGTGGTCGTCCTGTGA
- a CDS encoding MBL fold metallo-hydrolase, protein MSIQRVVTSGTFELDGGSWAVDNNIWLVGDDTDVIVFDAAHTAAPIVEAVNGRNVIAVVCTHGHNDHITVAPELGATLDAPVFLHPADEMLWQVVHPGAEYRTVDDGLVLRAGGIELHALHTPGHSPGSVCWSAPDLNAVISGDTLFHGGPGATGRSYSDFPTILDSIKNRLGLLPDDTVVYTGHGDTTTIGGELIHYDEWVTRGH, encoded by the coding sequence GTGAGCATTCAGCGGGTCGTCACCTCCGGCACCTTCGAACTCGACGGCGGCTCCTGGGCGGTCGACAACAACATCTGGCTCGTCGGCGACGACACCGACGTCATCGTCTTCGACGCCGCCCACACCGCGGCCCCGATCGTCGAGGCCGTCAACGGGCGCAACGTCATCGCCGTGGTCTGCACCCACGGGCACAACGACCACATCACCGTCGCCCCCGAACTCGGCGCCACCCTGGATGCCCCGGTGTTCCTGCACCCCGCCGACGAAATGCTCTGGCAGGTCGTGCACCCCGGTGCCGAGTACCGCACCGTCGACGACGGCCTGGTCCTACGCGCCGGTGGTATCGAACTGCACGCCCTGCACACCCCCGGCCACTCCCCGGGCTCGGTGTGCTGGTCGGCCCCCGACCTGAACGCCGTCATCTCCGGGGACACCCTCTTCCACGGCGGGCCCGGCGCCACCGGACGGTCCTACTCGGACTTCCCGACCATCCTGGACTCCATCAAAAACCGCCTCGGCCTGCTCCCCGACGACACCGTCGTCTACACCGGCCACGGCGACACCACCACCATCGGCGGCGAACTCATCCACTACGACGAATGGGTCACCCGCGGCCACTAG
- a CDS encoding cellulase family glycosylhydrolase, which yields MRRRLLRIIVSLLAVFLTASCAAPSSQSADPASPTAPIPPLGVSGTSLTLDGKPWWPIGINAYQLATDWSVNAGCGAEVDLDAFFSRLQPHSLTRFNAFSSLAVNKHTGLLDFSAIDAVVRAAERHGQLLVAVLSNNEGACEGDSFKDYEWYARGWRTEVSPGTPMTFQAWLDTAVQRWRDSPALAGWTAVGEPEPSECRDPQCDWTRRYCHPDSPNVLRAFYDATGARIREIDPDTTIFSGHAGGGQCGSAGEAFERVSASPGVDVLEYHFYHGIDSLPGNAFDGLVRRTQQARALNKPLLITEIGMQAGSCGSLDNRERVLRDAFTEMRKHGTAGAMFWSFVPDPRPSECTLDIGPTDPLMRLVGTSPG from the coding sequence ATGAGACGGCGGCTACTGCGGATCATCGTCAGTCTTCTGGCGGTGTTCCTGACGGCGTCGTGTGCGGCACCGTCGTCGCAATCGGCCGATCCGGCTTCGCCGACCGCGCCGATCCCGCCGCTCGGGGTGTCGGGCACCTCGCTGACGCTGGACGGCAAGCCGTGGTGGCCCATCGGCATCAACGCCTATCAGCTGGCCACCGACTGGTCCGTCAACGCCGGGTGCGGTGCCGAGGTGGACCTCGACGCGTTCTTCAGCCGGCTCCAACCACATTCGCTGACCCGGTTCAATGCGTTCTCCAGTCTCGCGGTGAACAAGCACACCGGGCTGCTCGACTTCTCCGCCATCGACGCGGTCGTCCGCGCCGCCGAACGACACGGACAACTGTTGGTCGCGGTGCTGTCCAACAACGAGGGTGCGTGCGAGGGCGACTCGTTCAAGGACTACGAGTGGTACGCCCGCGGGTGGCGCACCGAAGTCTCCCCCGGTACCCCGATGACGTTTCAGGCGTGGCTGGACACCGCGGTGCAGCGCTGGCGGGATTCTCCGGCGCTGGCCGGCTGGACCGCCGTCGGGGAACCCGAGCCCTCGGAGTGCCGCGACCCGCAGTGTGATTGGACCCGGCGGTACTGCCATCCGGACTCACCGAACGTACTTCGTGCGTTCTACGACGCCACCGGCGCCCGGATTCGTGAGATCGATCCGGACACAACCATTTTCAGTGGCCACGCAGGCGGCGGGCAGTGCGGCTCGGCGGGTGAGGCCTTCGAGCGGGTGAGCGCCTCACCGGGCGTCGACGTGCTGGAATACCACTTCTACCACGGCATCGACTCGCTGCCCGGAAACGCGTTCGACGGACTCGTTCGGCGCACACAGCAGGCCCGCGCACTGAACAAGCCACTGCTGATCACCGAGATCGGCATGCAGGCCGGTTCCTGCGGGTCACTCGACAACCGGGAGCGGGTGCTGCGCGATGCGTTCACCGAGATGCGCAAGCACGGCACCGCGGGTGCGATGTTCTGGTCCTTCGTGCCGGACCCACGACCCAGCGAATGCACGTTGGACATCGGGCCCACCGACCCCTTGATGCGGCTGGTCGGTACCTCCCCGGGCTGA
- a CDS encoding styrene monooxygenase/indole monooxygenase family protein, with protein MTTSSGRTAAIIGAGQTGVTAALGLLDNGFDVTVYSDRDQDALRDAVPATGTALIFGEAQRAEESLGLNTYLATAPLSTGQSVRVVDDGAEAIAFDAWFDGARGIAVDTRLKADDRLTLFRRRGGHFVVETVDPVRLDAIAAKADLTLVATGRGGLSALFPVDPARTVYDKPQRSLLAFSVTGLGHGPDVFAHRSTAGGQHEAYSAVSGQGETFWGPYLHKDAGPSWAFLGWALPGSDWERRFAGVTDAASALQVTTGLHRDYIDWDLPEVNQLRVIDEDPHSWLTGAVTQLVRRGVGHTANGHPVAALGDTAISYDPIAGQGAQGGLVQAAALVHRAAAHDGPFDIAWLTAAFEDFYDHRGRAAQLVTQLFLSDPDFAEIGGLFFAAASGSPRFAGKLFGLLDDPRRFDSVTSEEAAKALITEFAGEPADEVLARFEPAGGFERSRLLSPAA; from the coding sequence ATGACGACCTCGAGCGGACGCACCGCCGCGATCATCGGCGCCGGCCAGACCGGCGTGACCGCGGCACTGGGATTGTTGGACAACGGGTTCGACGTCACCGTCTACAGCGACCGGGACCAGGACGCGTTGCGTGACGCCGTCCCGGCCACCGGCACGGCGTTGATCTTCGGCGAAGCTCAGCGTGCCGAGGAAAGCCTGGGGCTCAACACCTATCTGGCCACCGCACCGCTGTCCACCGGGCAGAGTGTGCGCGTCGTCGACGACGGCGCCGAGGCGATCGCCTTCGACGCCTGGTTCGACGGCGCCCGCGGCATCGCGGTCGACACCCGGCTCAAAGCCGATGACCGGCTGACCCTGTTCCGCCGGCGCGGTGGACATTTCGTGGTGGAAACGGTCGACCCGGTGCGCCTCGACGCCATCGCCGCGAAGGCGGATCTGACGCTGGTCGCCACCGGCCGCGGCGGCCTGTCCGCGCTGTTCCCTGTCGATCCGGCCCGCACGGTGTACGACAAGCCGCAGCGCAGCCTGCTGGCCTTCTCGGTGACCGGACTGGGGCACGGGCCCGACGTGTTCGCCCACCGCAGCACGGCGGGCGGGCAGCACGAGGCATACTCCGCGGTCAGCGGTCAGGGTGAGACGTTCTGGGGTCCGTACCTGCACAAGGACGCCGGCCCGAGTTGGGCGTTCCTGGGATGGGCATTGCCCGGCAGTGACTGGGAGCGCCGGTTCGCCGGCGTCACCGACGCCGCGTCGGCGCTGCAGGTGACCACCGGGTTGCACCGTGACTACATCGACTGGGATCTCCCGGAGGTCAACCAGTTGCGGGTGATCGACGAGGATCCGCATTCCTGGCTCACCGGGGCAGTCACCCAGCTGGTCCGTCGCGGGGTCGGGCACACCGCCAATGGGCATCCCGTTGCGGCGCTGGGCGATACCGCGATCTCGTATGACCCGATCGCCGGTCAGGGCGCACAGGGCGGGCTGGTGCAGGCGGCCGCGCTGGTCCACCGGGCCGCCGCACACGACGGCCCGTTCGACATCGCCTGGCTGACAGCGGCATTCGAGGACTTCTACGACCACCGCGGGCGGGCCGCGCAGTTGGTGACTCAACTGTTCCTGTCCGATCCGGATTTCGCCGAGATCGGCGGCCTGTTCTTCGCCGCGGCCAGCGGTAGCCCGCGGTTCGCCGGTAAGTTGTTCGGCCTGCTCGACGATCCGCGCCGCTTCGACTCGGTGACCTCCGAGGAGGCGGCCAAGGCACTCATCACCGAGTTCGCCGGCGAGCCCGCCGATGAGGTGCTCGCCCGGTTCGAGCCGGCGGGCGGCTTCGAGCGGTCCCGGCTGCTGTCACCCGCCGCCTAG
- a CDS encoding SHOCT domain-containing protein, which translates to MSRAAASRVLTVFAVLAMVVAGIGFIASLFLNAFVLDRYNAYGEVPVPGTATLHLPAGEVDISFHTQIIGSGNGSLPVPDLRMGIDPPAGVREPTVTENIGGTTTVNNDARIRVWVAQIAEDGDYRIRADGNVSAFVSPRLAFGHGSPYGAAPWWCAGLFVASALVLVLALVWGARVRAAPRPVGAIPATFDIGDTPSGFQPPYVPTEDGIRLQQLNNLTALRDCGALTEAEFETERPRLLGGG; encoded by the coding sequence ATGAGCCGAGCGGCGGCGTCACGCGTCCTGACCGTCTTTGCCGTGCTGGCCATGGTGGTGGCCGGGATCGGGTTCATCGCCTCGTTGTTCCTCAACGCCTTCGTCCTCGACCGGTACAACGCGTACGGCGAGGTGCCCGTCCCCGGCACCGCGACGCTGCACCTGCCTGCCGGGGAGGTCGACATCAGCTTCCACACCCAGATCATCGGCAGCGGCAACGGCAGCCTGCCGGTACCCGATCTGCGGATGGGCATCGACCCGCCGGCCGGGGTCCGGGAGCCGACGGTGACCGAAAACATCGGCGGTACAACGACGGTCAACAACGACGCCCGTATTCGGGTCTGGGTTGCCCAGATCGCCGAGGACGGTGACTACCGGATCCGGGCCGACGGAAACGTCAGCGCCTTCGTAAGCCCTCGGCTGGCCTTCGGGCACGGCAGCCCGTACGGCGCGGCACCGTGGTGGTGCGCCGGACTGTTCGTGGCGTCGGCCCTGGTGCTGGTGCTCGCCCTGGTGTGGGGAGCTCGGGTGCGTGCCGCGCCACGGCCGGTGGGTGCCATACCGGCGACCTTCGACATCGGTGACACGCCATCGGGCTTCCAGCCGCCGTACGTCCCCACCGAGGACGGCATCCGGTTGCAGCAGCTGAACAACCTGACCGCACTGCGGGATTGCGGCGCGCTGACCGAGGCCGAGTTCGAAACCGAGAGACCCCGACTGCTAGGCGGCGGGTGA
- a CDS encoding amidase — protein MHFDEYRSYDATGLARLVADKGVTPAELLDVARTRAAAVNPRINAIVRDVPAPPADPVDGPFTGVPFLIKDLAQDYAGLPTSAGSRALASIPAAAHATIVARWIDAGLVIFGKTNTPEFGAKGITEPTLWGPARNPWDLSRTPGGSSGGSAAAVAAGIVPCAGANDGGGSIRIPAACCGLVGLKPSRGLTPMGPMTAESLHGSAVQGVVSRSVRDTAAMLDVISGGEPWGPYVPGLPDASFASAVGAEPGTLRIGVRVPTAITPSPHREAYAAVAATVQTLTDLGHHVEELPEAPFDDAALAREFLLSWFVYTAWELAEAKRVSGAGDEAFERDTLILAALGRATSSVDYLDAVQRRHEHTCRLTTYFESYDLLLTPTLATPPPKIGAFDLPAVLERASDLLIKTRTAHLLRFTKIVDDTVEQNLGWVPYTQLANITGRPAISLPLHWTADGLPLGVQFVAPLNGESLLIRLAAQLEEAMPWADRLAPVGG, from the coding sequence GTGCATTTCGACGAGTACCGCAGTTATGACGCGACCGGACTGGCCCGCCTGGTGGCCGACAAGGGGGTCACCCCGGCCGAGTTGCTGGACGTGGCGCGCACCCGGGCGGCCGCCGTCAATCCCCGCATCAACGCCATCGTGCGCGATGTCCCCGCCCCGCCCGCCGATCCGGTAGACGGGCCGTTCACCGGCGTGCCGTTCCTGATCAAGGATCTCGCCCAGGATTACGCCGGGCTGCCGACCTCGGCCGGATCCAGGGCGCTGGCCTCGATTCCCGCCGCAGCGCACGCGACCATCGTGGCCCGCTGGATCGACGCCGGGCTGGTCATCTTCGGCAAGACCAACACCCCGGAGTTCGGCGCCAAGGGCATCACCGAGCCCACCTTGTGGGGTCCGGCGCGCAACCCGTGGGATCTGAGTCGCACACCCGGCGGTTCCTCGGGCGGGTCGGCGGCCGCGGTCGCCGCGGGCATCGTGCCCTGCGCCGGCGCCAATGACGGTGGCGGGTCCATCCGCATCCCGGCGGCCTGCTGCGGGCTGGTCGGGTTGAAGCCCAGTCGGGGGCTGACCCCGATGGGTCCGATGACGGCGGAGTCGCTGCACGGTTCGGCGGTCCAGGGTGTGGTGTCCCGCAGCGTGCGCGACACCGCGGCGATGCTCGACGTCATCAGCGGCGGCGAACCGTGGGGGCCGTACGTGCCCGGGTTGCCCGACGCCTCGTTCGCCTCGGCGGTCGGGGCGGAGCCGGGCACCCTGCGCATCGGGGTGCGGGTGCCCACCGCGATCACCCCGTCCCCGCACCGCGAGGCGTACGCCGCGGTCGCGGCGACCGTGCAGACCCTGACCGACCTCGGCCACCACGTCGAGGAACTGCCCGAGGCGCCGTTCGACGACGCCGCGCTGGCCCGGGAGTTCCTGCTGTCCTGGTTCGTCTACACCGCGTGGGAACTTGCCGAGGCCAAACGGGTCTCGGGTGCCGGCGACGAGGCGTTCGAGCGCGACACGCTGATCTTGGCCGCGCTCGGCCGGGCCACCAGCAGTGTCGACTACCTCGACGCCGTGCAGCGCCGCCACGAGCACACCTGCCGGTTGACCACCTACTTCGAATCCTACGATCTGCTGCTCACCCCGACGCTGGCCACGCCGCCGCCGAAGATCGGCGCCTTCGATCTGCCGGCCGTCCTGGAACGCGCCTCGGATCTGCTGATCAAGACCCGCACCGCGCACCTGCTGCGGTTCACCAAGATCGTCGACGACACCGTCGAGCAGAATCTCGGCTGGGTGCCCTACACGCAGCTGGCCAATATCACCGGCCGTCCGGCGATCTCGCTGCCGCTGCACTGGACCGCGGACGGCCTGCCGCTCGGCGTCCAGTTCGTCGCGCCGTTGAACGGCGAATCGCTGCTGATCCGGCTGGCAGCCCAGCTCGAGGAGGCCATGCCATGGGCGGACCGGCTGGCGCCGGTGGGCGGCTGA